The proteins below are encoded in one region of Oncorhynchus clarkii lewisi isolate Uvic-CL-2024 chromosome 33, UVic_Ocla_1.0, whole genome shotgun sequence:
- the LOC139392969 gene encoding LOW QUALITY PROTEIN: uncharacterized protein (The sequence of the model RefSeq protein was modified relative to this genomic sequence to represent the inferred CDS: substituted 4 bases at 4 genomic stop codons) has product MSKLQSFRVFLNERLTAAAVEIFGAVEETVAEYHEENDRLRRLLRITPEIKLCRIDTLSLGYXDFXRXVPLXLSVFEVLPEQQHCDQEWSPSLGQENPELPQIKEEQEELRTSQEEEQLQGLEADIIEFKFTPSCVKSECDQEDPLQSLTLPQTQTVDNRERDPKQVDLTPFVTVTHLKGLYIPCDPQDNQNNLPSQSSTLSSDPAALDSSPPLDPSPPLEPSPPLDPNLSMGEHYSKPSTTSKKPHHCRDCGEMFALKADLKSHATLFKERLSECRFCRKRYNSTCKVTAHVRLCHGRKPCTSPVCCKTFKLKGDLSKHMRIHTGEKSFSCGECRKSFCHKGTLTSHILSHTGEKPFSCADCGKIFNQKGNLRNHKLTHTGEKPFSCDDCGKSFIQKGNLRSHKLTHTGEKPFSCADCGKSFNQKSNLLTHVKNIHKGGKQDKLKERTL; this is encoded by the exons ATGTCTAAACTACAGTCGTTTCGTGTGTTTTTAAATGAGCGTTTAACGGCGGCAGCTGTGGAGATTTTCGGGGCAGTTGAAGAAACGGTAGCGGAGTACCACGAAGAGAATGATCGGCTACGGAGACTGCTGCGGATCACACCGGAGATAAAACTATGTAGAATAG ATACCctcagccttggttattaggacttttaaagataagtccctctctaactctctgtcttTGAGGTTCTCCCTGAGCAGCAGCACTGTGATCAGGAGTGGAGCCCCAGTCTGGGGCAGGAGAACCCAGAACTTCcacagattaaagaggaacaggaggaactcaggaccagtcaggaggaagagcagcttcaaGGGCTGGAGGCTGATATCATAGAGTTCAAATTCACTCCTTCCTGTGTGAAAAGTGAATGTGATCAGGAGGACCCACTTCAGTCCTTGACTCTTCCCCAAACCCAAACTGTGGATAACAGAGAGCGTGACCCTAAACAAGTGGATCTCACACCTTTTGTTACTGTGACCCACCTTAAGGGTCTCTACATTCCCTGTGACCCTCAAGATAATCAAAACAATCTACCCAGCCAAAGCTCAACCTTAAGCAGCGACCCAGCAGCACTTGACAGCAGCCCGCCATTGGATCCCAGCCCACCATTGGAACCCAGCCCTCCATTGGATCCAAACCTATCAATGGGGGAACACTATTCCAAACCCAGCACCACTTCTAAAAAACCTCACCACTGCCGTGACTGTGGTGAAATGTTTGCTCTGAAAGCTGACCTGAAGAGTCATGCGACTCTCTTCAAGGAGAGACTTAGCGAATGCCGCTTCTGCAGAAAACGCTACAATTCCACCTGTAAAGTGACGGCCCATGTCCGACTCTGTCACGGTAGGAAACCCTGCACCAGCCCTGTTTGTTGCAAGACTTTCAAACTTAAAGGAGATCTGTCCAAGCACATGAggattcacacaggggagaagtcATTTAGCTGTGGAGAATGCAGGAAAAGTTTTTGTCATAAGGGGACCCTAACATCACATATTCTgagtcacacaggagagaaaccatttagctgtgcTGACTGTGGGAAAATATTCAATCAGAAGGGGAATCTAAGGAACCATAaactgactcacacaggagagaaaccatttagctgtgatgactgtgggaaaagcttcatTCAGAAGGGGAACCTTAGGAGCCATAaactgactcacacaggagagaaaccatttagctgtgctgactgtgggaaaagcttcaatCAAAAGTCTAATTTACTGACGCATGTTAAAAACATCCACAAAGGAGGAAAACAGGATAAACTGAAAGAAAGAACATTATGA
- the LOC139393001 gene encoding zinc finger protein 629-like, with product MSKLQSFRVFLNERLTAAAVEIFGAVEETVAEYQEENDRLRRLLRITPEIKLCNVDSLQLSLGVSEEEVLPDQQHCEQEWSPTLGQENPELPQIKEEQEELRTSLEADIIEFKFIPSCVKSECDKDPLQSLTLPQTQNVENRERDPKQVELTPFVTVTHLKGLYIPCDPQDNQNNTSSQSSTLSSDPAALDSSPSLDPNPPLDPSPPLDPSPPLDPSPPLDPSPPLDSSPSLDSSPSLDPSPSLDPNQSMVEHCFKPSTMSRKTHHCHDCGEMFAMKADLQRHVTLLKKRPSECRFCKRNYNSTCKLKAHIRLCHSGKPYTCPVCGKTFKLKGNLSKHIRIHTGVGEKPFSCGDCGKNFYQKGDLSRHIRTHTGEKLFICGDCGKSFNLKGNLRKHKLTHTGEKPFLCDDCGKGFSQKGTLRKHKLTHTGEKPFSCEDCGKSFSQKGTLKKHKRTHTGEKSFSCGDCGKSFSQKGTLKKHKLTHTGEK from the exons ATGTCTAAACTCCAGTCGTTTCGTGTGTTTTTAAATGAGCGTTTAACTGCGGCAGCTGTGGAGATTTTCGGGGCAGTTGAAGAAACGGTAGCGGAGTACCAGGAGGAGAATGATCGGCTACGGAGACTGCTGCGGATCACACCGGAGATAAAACTATGTAACGTAG actccctgcagctctctctcggtgtctctgaAGAGGAGGTTCTCCCTGATCAGCAGCACTGTGAGCAGGAGTGGAGCCCCACTCTGGGGCAAGAGAACCCAGAACTTCcacagattaaagaggaacaggaggaactCAGGACCAGTCTGGAGGCTGATATCATAGAGTTCAAATTCATTCCTTCCTGTGTGAAAAGTGAATGTGATAAGGACCCACTTCAGTCCTTGACTCTTCCCCAAACCCAGAATGTGGAGAACAGAGAGCGTGACCCTAAACAAGTGGAACTCACACCTTTTGTTACTGTGACCCACCTAAAGGGTCTCTACATTCCCTGTGACCCTCAAGATAATCAAAACAATACCTCCAGCCAAAGCTCAACCTTAAGCAGCGACCCAGCGGCACTTGACAGCAGCCCATCGTTGGATCCCAACCCGCCATTGGATCCCAGCCCGCCATTGGATCCCAGCCCGCCATTGGATCCCAGCCCGCCATTGGATCCCAGCCCGCCATTGGATTCCAGTCCGTCATTGGATTCCAGTCCGTCATTGGATCCAAGCCCATCATTGGATCCAAACCAGTCAATGGTGGAACACTGTTTCAAACCCAGCACCATGTCTAGAAAAACTCACCACTGCCATGACTGTGGCGAAATGTTTGCAATGAAAGCTGACCTGCAGAGGCATGTGACTCTTTTAAAGAAGAGGCCCAGTGAATGTCGCTTCTGCAAAAGAAACTACAACTCCACCTGTAAACTAAAGGCCCATATCCGACTCTGTCACAGTGGGAAACCCTACACCTGCCCTGTTTGTGGCAAGACCTTCAAACTCAAAGGGAATCTGTCCAAGCACATAAGGATTCACACAGGAGTgggagagaaaccatttagctgtggaGACTGTGGGAAAAACTTCTATCAGAAGGGGGACTTAAGTAGGCATATacggactcacacaggagagaaattgTTTATCTGTGGTGATTGTGGGAAAAGCTTCAATTTGAAAGGGAACCTTAGGAAGCATAaactgactcacacaggagagaaaccatttctCTGTGATGACTGTGGGAAAGGCTTCAGTCAGAAGGGGACCCTAAGGAAGCATAaactgactcacacaggagagaaaccatttagctgtgaagactgtgggaaaagcttcagtCAGAAGGGGACCCTAAAGAAGCATAAacggactcacacaggagagaaatcattTAGCTGTGgagactgtgggaaaagcttcagtCAGAAGGGGACCCTAAAGAAGCATAaactgactcacacaggagagaaataa